A single genomic interval of Camelina sativa cultivar DH55 chromosome 11, Cs, whole genome shotgun sequence harbors:
- the LOC104726148 gene encoding probable LRR receptor-like serine/threonine-protein kinase At4g26540 isoform X1, with product MPRNPRFCFFPFLFFLFKSSVFFFIPCFSIDEQGLALLSWKSQLNISGDVLSSWKPSESNPCQWFGIKCNARGQVSEIQLQVMDFQSPLPATNLLKLKSLTSLVLTSVNLTGSIPKELGDLSELEVLDLADNVLSGEIPFEIFKLKKLKTLSLNTNNLEGVIPSELGELVNLVELKLFDNKLAGEIPRTIGELKSLEIFRAGGNKNLRGELPWEIGNCESLVTLGLAETSLSGKLPASIGNLKKVQTIALYTALLSGPIPDEIGNCTELQNLYLYQNSISGSIPVSLGRLKKLQSLLLWQNNLVGKIPTELGTCPDLFLVDVSENLLTGIIPRSFGNLPNLQELQLSVNQLSGTIPEELANCTKLTHLEIDNNQISGEIPLLIGKLTSLTMFFAWQNQLTGKIPESLSQCQELQAIDLSYNNLSGSIPNGVFEIRNLTKLLLISNHLTGAIPPDIGNCTNLYRLRLNGNRLAGNIPAEIGNLKNLNFIDISENRLTGNIPPAIYGCTSLEFVDLHSNGLTGGLPGTLPKSLQFIDLSDNSLTGSLPTGIGSLTELTKLNLAKNRFTGEIPREISSCRSLQLLNLGDNEFTGEIPNELGRIPSLAISLNLSCNNFVGVIPSRFSSLTNLGTLDVSHNKLAGNLNVLADLQNLVSLNISFNEFSGELPNTLFFRELPLSVLESNKGLFISTRPENGIQTRHRSAVKLTMSILVAASVVLVLMAIYTLVKAQKVAGKHEEIDSWEVTLYQKLDFSIDDIVKNLTSANVIGTGSSGVVYRVTIPSGETLAVKKMWSKEENGAFNSEINTLGSIRHRNIIRLLGWCSNRNMKLLFYDYLPNGSLSSLLHGAGKGSGGPDWEARYDVVLGVAHALAYLHHDCLPPILHGDVKAMNVLLGSRFESYLADFGLAKIVSGEGVIDGESSKLSNRPPLAGSYGYMAPEHASMQHITERSDVYSYGVVLLEVLTGKHPLDPDLPGGAHLVQWVRDHLAGKKDPREVLDPRLRGRADPILHEMLQTLAVAFLCVSNKAADRPMMKDIVAMLKEIRQFDIEQSETDMMKKGKKWQPQPLPPEKIVSTPRGSSNCSFAFSDESV from the exons ATGCCACGCAACCCTAGATTCTGCTTCTTccccttcctcttctttctctttaagtcctctgttttcttcttcatcccctGTTTCTCCATAGACGAACAAGGTCTAGCTCTCCTCTCATGGAAATCTCAGTTAAAC ATCTCCGGAGACGTTTTGTCTTCTTGGAAACCCTCCGAATCCAATCCTTGTCAATGGTTCGGAATCAAATGCAACGCGAGAGGTCAAGTCTCGGAGATACAACTCCAAGTCATGGACTTTCAAAGTCCTCTGCCGGCGACGAATCTCCTGAAGTTAAAGTCTCTGACTTCACTAGTTTTAACCTCCGTAAATCTCACCGGTTCAATCCCTAAAGAGCTCGGAGACTTGTCGGAGCTTGAAGTTCTTGATTTAGCTGATAATGTTCTCTCCGGTGAAATCCCTTTTGAAATCTTCAAGCTCAAGAAACTCAAGACTCTGTCTCTCAACACAAACAATCTCGAAGGTGTGATTCCGTCGGAGCTAGGGGAACTCGTTAACCTCGTCGAGCTCAAACTCTTCGACAATAAACTCGCCGGAGAGATCCCTAGAACCATCGGAGAGCTCAAGAGTCTTGAAATCTTCCGTGCTGGTGGTAACAAGAACTTAAGAGGTGAGCTTCCTTGGGAGATTGGTAATTGCGAGAGTCTTGTGACTTTAGGTCTCGCCGAGACAAGTCTCTCCGGTAAACTCCCGGCGTCGATCGGAAACTTGAAAAAAGTTCAGACAATAGCTTTGTACACAGCACTCTTGTCTGGTCCAATCCCTGATGAGATTGGTAACTGCACAGAGCTTCAAAACCTCTACTTGTACCAAAACTCAATCTCTGGTTCGATTCCTGTATCACTCGGACGTCTCAAGAAGCTTCAAAGTCTTCTCTTATGGCAAAACAACCTCGTCGGAAAAATCCCAACCGAGCTCGGGACCTGCCCGGACCTTTTCCTCGTCGACGTATCCGAAAACCTCCTCACCGGAATCATCCCAAGAAGCTTCGGAAACCTCCCGAATCTCCAAGAGCTTCAGCTCAGCGTTAACCAGCTCTCCGGTACGATCCCCGAAGAGCTAGCGAATTGCACGAAGCTAACACATCTAGAGATCGACAACAACCAAATCTCCGGCGAGATTCCGCTGCTGATCGGGAAATTAACAAGCTTGACGATGTTCTTCGCGTGGCAGAATCAGTTAACCGGAAAAATACCGGAGTCTCTATCTCAGTGCCAAGAGCTTCAAGCGATTGATCTCTCTTACAACAACCTCTCTGGCTCCATCCCTAACGGAGTCTTCGAGATACGAAACCTCACGAAGCTTCTCCTTATCTCTAACCACTTAACCGGAGCTATACCGCCGGATATTGGAAACTGCACGAATCTGTACCGGCTTCGACTCAACGGAAACAGACTCGCTGGGAATATTCCGGCGGAGATTGGGAATCTGAAAAACCTAAACTTTATCGATATAAGCGAGAATCGTCTCACCGGAAACATCCCTCCGGCGATCTACGGTTGTACAAGTCTCGAATTCGTCGATCTACATTCAAACGGTTTAACGGGTGGTTTACCCGGTACGCTTCCGAAGAGTTTACAATTCATTGATTTATCAGATAATTCGTTAACCGGTTCTTTACCAACCGGAATCGGATCGTTAACCGAACTCACGAAGCTTAACCTCGCCAAGAACCGCTTCACCGGCGAGATCCCTAGAGAGATCTCGTCTTGCCGGAGTTTACAGCTTCTCAACCTCGGCGACAATGAGTTCACCGGAGAAATCCCAAACGAGTTAGGTCGAATCCCGTCTCTTGCGATATCTCTGAATCTCAGCTGCAACAACTTCGTCGGAGTGATCCCGTCGAGATTCTCCAGCCTCACTAATCTCGGAACCCTCGACGTCTCTCACAACAAACTCGCCGGAAACTTAAACGTCTTAGCTGACCTACAGAACCTCGTCTCACTCAACATCTCATTCAACGAATTCTCCGGCGAGTTACCAAACACTCTGTTTTTCCGGGAACTACCACTCTCTGTTCTTGAATCAAACAAAGGTCTTTTCATTTCGACCCGACCCGAGAACGGGATCCAAACACGACACCGCTCAGCCGTTAAGTTAACCATGTCGATCCTCGTCGCAGCAAGCGTCGTTCTTGTTCTCATGGCGATTTACACTCTCGTCAAGGCACAAAAAGTCGCCGGAAAACATGAGGAGATAGATTCTTGGGAAGTGACTCTGTATCAAAAACTCGATTTCTCCATCGACGACATCGTCAAGAACCTAACTTCAGCTAACGTCATCGGAACGGGAAGCTCAGGTGTTGTTTACAGAGTCACAATCCCGTCGGGTGAAACGTTGGCCGTGAAAAAGATGTGGTCAAAGGAAGAAAACGGTGCGTTTAACTCGGAGATCAACACTCTCGGTTCGATTCGACATCGGAACATAATCCGTCTTTTGGGTTGGTGTTCGAACCGGAATATGAAACTCTTGTTCTATGATTATCTTCCTAACGGGAGTTTAAGCTCTCTGCTTCATGGTGCCGGTAAAGGAAGTGGTGGACCTGATTGGGAAGCACGTTACGACGTGGTTTTGGGCGTTGCACATGCACTAGCTTATCTTCACCATGATTGTCTTCCTCCGATTCTACATGGTGACGTTAAAGCTATGAATGTCTTATTGGGTTCCCGGTTCGAATCTTACTTAGCCGATTTCGGTTTAGCAAAAATCGTCTCCGGTGAGGGAGTAATCGATGGAGAATCGTCGAAATTGAGTAACCGGCCTCCGTTAGCCGGTTCTTATGGTTACATGGCTCCAg AACATGCTTCGATGCAACATATAACCGAGAGGAGTGATGTGTATAGCTATGGAGTGGTGTTACTAGAAGTTTTAACCGGGAAGCATCCATTGGATCCGGATCTACCGGGAGGTGCTCATTTGGTTCAATGGGTGAGAGATCATTTAGCCGGAAAGAAAGATCCTAGAGAAGTTCTTGATCCGAGACTACGCGGACGGGCAGATCCCATATTGCACGAGATGCTACAAACCTTAGCTGTTGCGTTCCTTTGCGTGAGCAATAAGGCAGCCGATCGGCCTATGATGAAAGACATTGTGGCAATGCTTAAAGAGATTAGGCAATTTGATATTGAGCAATCGGAAACCGATATgatgaaaaaaggaaagaaatggCAGCCGCAACCGTTACCACCGGAGAAAATTGTCAGTACTCCTCGAGGTTCATCTAATTGTTCGTTTGCTTTTTCAGATGAATCCGtataa
- the LOC104726148 gene encoding probable LRR receptor-like serine/threonine-protein kinase At4g26540 isoform X3: MPRNPRFCFFPFLFFLFNSSVFFFIPCFSIDEQGLALLSWKSQLNISGDVLSSWKPSESNPCQWFGIKCNARGQVSEIQLQVMDFQSPLPATNLLKLKSLTSLVLTSVNLTGSIPKELGDLSELEVLDLADNVLSGEIPFEIFKLKKLKTLSLNTNNLEGVIPSELGELVNLVELKLFDNKLAGEIPRTIGELKSLEIFRAGGNKNLRGELPWEIGNCESLVTLGLAETSLSGKLPASIGNLKKVQTIALYTALLSGPIPDEIGNCTELQNLYLYQNSISGSIPVSLGRLKKLQSLLLWQNNLVGKIPTELGTCPDLFLVDVSENLLTGIIPRSFGNLPNLQELQLSVNQLSGTIPEELANCTKLTHLEIDNNQISGEIPLLIGKLTSLTMFFAWQNQLTGKIPESLSQCQELQAIDLSYNNLSGSIPNGVFEIRNLTKLLLISNHLTGAIPPDIGNCTNLYRLRLNGNRLAGNIPAEIGNLKNLNFIDISENRLTGNIPPAIYGCTSLEFVDLHSNGLTGGLPGTLPKSLQFIDLSDNSLTGSLPTGIGSLTELTKLNLAKNRFTGEIPREISSCRSLQLLNLGDNEFTGEIPNELGRIPSLAISLNLSCNNFVGVIPSRFSSLTNLGTLDVSHNKLAGNLNVLADLQNLVSLNISFNEFSGELPNTLFFRELPLSVLESNKGLFISTRPENGIQTRHRSAVKLTMSILVAASVVLVLMAIYTLVKAQKVAGKHEEIDSWEVTLYQKLDFSIDDIVKNLTSANVIGTGSSGVVYRVTIPSGETLAVKKMWSKEENGAFNSEINTLGSIRHRNIIRLLGWCSNRNMKLLFYDYLPNGSLSSLLHGAGKGSGGPDWEARYDVVLGVAHALAYLHHDCLPPILHGDVKAMNVLLGSRFESYLADFGLAKIVSGEGVIDGESSKLSNRPPLAGSYGYMAPEHASMQHITERSDVYSYGVVLLEVLTGKHPLDPDLPGGAHLVQWVRDHLAGKKDPREVLDPRLRGRADPILHEMLQTLAVAFLCVSNKAADRPMMKDIVAMLKEIRQFDIEQSETDMMKKGKKWQPQPLPPEKIVSTPRGSSNCSFAFSDESV, from the exons ATGCCACGCAACCCTAG ATTCTGCTTCTTccccttcctcttctttctctttaactcctctgttttcttcttcatcccctGTTTCTCCATAGACGAACAAGGTCTAGCTCTCCTCTCATGGAAATCTCAGTTAAACATCTCCGGAGACGTTTTGTCTTCTTGGAAACCCTCCGAATCCAATCCTTGTCAATGGTTCGGAATCAAATGCAACGCGAGAGGTCAAGTCTCGGAGATACAACTCCAAGTCATGGACTTTCAAAGTCCTCTGCCGGCGACGAATCTCCTGAAGTTAAAGTCTCTGACTTCACTAGTTTTAACCTCCGTAAATCTCACCGGTTCAATCCCTAAAGAGCTCGGAGACTTGTCGGAGCTTGAAGTTCTTGATTTAGCTGATAATGTTCTCTCCGGTGAAATCCCTTTTGAAATCTTCAAGCTCAAGAAACTCAAGACTCTGTCTCTCAACACAAACAATCTCGAAGGTGTGATTCCGTCGGAGCTAGGGGAACTCGTTAACCTCGTCGAGCTCAAACTCTTCGACAATAAACTCGCCGGAGAGATCCCTAGAACCATCGGAGAGCTCAAGAGTCTTGAAATCTTCCGTGCTGGTGGTAACAAGAACTTAAGAGGTGAGCTTCCTTGGGAGATTGGTAATTGCGAGAGTCTTGTGACTTTAGGTCTCGCCGAGACAAGTCTCTCCGGTAAACTCCCGGCGTCGATCGGAAACTTGAAAAAAGTTCAGACAATAGCTTTGTACACAGCACTCTTGTCTGGTCCAATCCCTGATGAGATTGGTAACTGCACAGAGCTTCAAAACCTCTACTTGTACCAAAACTCAATCTCTGGTTCGATTCCTGTATCACTCGGACGTCTCAAGAAGCTTCAAAGTCTTCTCTTATGGCAAAACAACCTCGTCGGAAAAATCCCAACCGAGCTCGGGACCTGCCCGGACCTTTTCCTCGTCGACGTATCCGAAAACCTCCTCACCGGAATCATCCCAAGAAGCTTCGGAAACCTCCCGAATCTCCAAGAGCTTCAGCTCAGCGTTAACCAGCTCTCCGGTACGATCCCCGAAGAGCTAGCGAATTGCACGAAGCTAACACATCTAGAGATCGACAACAACCAAATCTCCGGCGAGATTCCGCTGCTGATCGGGAAATTAACAAGCTTGACGATGTTCTTCGCGTGGCAGAATCAGTTAACCGGAAAAATACCGGAGTCTCTATCTCAGTGCCAAGAGCTTCAAGCGATTGATCTCTCTTACAACAACCTCTCTGGCTCCATCCCTAACGGAGTCTTCGAGATACGAAACCTCACGAAGCTTCTCCTTATCTCTAACCACTTAACCGGAGCTATACCGCCGGATATTGGAAACTGCACGAATCTGTACCGGCTTCGACTCAACGGAAACAGACTCGCTGGGAATATTCCGGCGGAGATTGGGAATCTGAAAAACCTAAACTTTATCGATATAAGCGAGAATCGTCTCACCGGAAACATCCCTCCGGCGATCTACGGTTGTACAAGTCTCGAATTCGTCGATCTACATTCAAACGGTTTAACGGGTGGTTTACCCGGTACGCTTCCGAAGAGTTTACAATTCATTGATTTATCAGATAATTCGTTAACCGGTTCTTTACCAACCGGAATCGGATCGTTAACCGAACTCACGAAGCTTAACCTCGCCAAGAACCGCTTCACCGGCGAGATCCCTAGAGAGATCTCGTCTTGCCGGAGTTTACAGCTTCTCAACCTCGGCGACAATGAGTTCACCGGAGAAATCCCAAACGAGTTAGGTCGAATCCCGTCTCTTGCGATATCTCTGAATCTCAGCTGCAACAACTTCGTCGGAGTGATCCCGTCGAGATTCTCCAGCCTCACTAATCTCGGAACCCTCGACGTCTCTCACAACAAACTCGCCGGAAACTTAAACGTCTTAGCTGACCTACAGAACCTCGTCTCACTCAACATCTCATTCAACGAATTCTCCGGCGAGTTACCAAACACTCTGTTTTTCCGGGAACTACCACTCTCTGTTCTTGAATCAAACAAAGGTCTTTTCATTTCGACCCGACCCGAGAACGGGATCCAAACACGACACCGCTCAGCCGTTAAGTTAACCATGTCGATCCTCGTCGCAGCAAGCGTCGTTCTTGTTCTCATGGCGATTTACACTCTCGTCAAGGCACAAAAAGTCGCCGGAAAACATGAGGAGATAGATTCTTGGGAAGTGACTCTGTATCAAAAACTCGATTTCTCCATCGACGACATCGTCAAGAACCTAACTTCAGCTAACGTCATCGGAACGGGAAGCTCAGGTGTTGTTTACAGAGTCACAATCCCGTCGGGTGAAACGTTGGCCGTGAAAAAGATGTGGTCAAAGGAAGAAAACGGTGCGTTTAACTCGGAGATCAACACTCTCGGTTCGATTCGACATCGGAACATAATCCGTCTTTTGGGTTGGTGTTCGAACCGGAATATGAAACTCTTGTTCTATGATTATCTTCCTAACGGGAGTTTAAGCTCTCTGCTTCATGGTGCCGGTAAAGGAAGTGGTGGACCTGATTGGGAAGCACGTTACGACGTGGTTTTGGGCGTTGCACATGCACTAGCTTATCTTCACCATGATTGTCTTCCTCCGATTCTACATGGTGACGTTAAAGCTATGAATGTCTTATTGGGTTCCCGGTTCGAATCTTACTTAGCCGATTTCGGTTTAGCAAAAATCGTCTCCGGTGAGGGAGTAATCGATGGAGAATCGTCGAAATTGAGTAACCGGCCTCCGTTAGCCGGTTCTTATGGTTACATGGCTCCAg AACATGCTTCGATGCAACATATAACCGAGAGGAGTGATGTGTATAGCTATGGAGTGGTGTTACTAGAAGTTTTAACCGGGAAGCATCCATTGGATCCGGATCTACCGGGAGGTGCTCATTTGGTTCAATGGGTGAGAGATCATTTAGCCGGAAAGAAAGATCCTAGAGAAGTTCTTGATCCGAGACTACGCGGACGGGCAGATCCCATATTGCACGAGATGCTACAAACCTTAGCTGTTGCGTTCCTTTGCGTGAGCAATAAGGCAGCCGATCGGCCTATGATGAAAGACATTGTGGCAATGCTTAAAGAGATTAGGCAATTTGATATTGAGCAATCGGAAACCGATATgatgaaaaaaggaaagaaatggCAGCCGCAACCGTTACCACCGGAGAAAATTGTCAGTACTCCTCGAGGTTCATCTAATTGTTCGTTTGCTTTTTCAGATGAATCCGtataa
- the LOC104726148 gene encoding probable LRR receptor-like serine/threonine-protein kinase At4g26540 isoform X2 produces MPRNPRFCFFPFLFFLFNSSVFFFIPCFSIDEQGLALLSWKSQLNISGDVLSSWKPSESNPCQWFGIKCNARGQVSEIQLQVMDFQSPLPATNLLKLKSLTSLVLTSVNLTGSIPKELGDLSELEVLDLADNVLSGEIPFEIFKLKKLKTLSLNTNNLEGVIPSELGELVNLVELKLFDNKLAGEIPRTIGELKSLEIFRAGGNKNLRGELPWEIGNCESLVTLGLAETSLSGKLPASIGNLKKVQTIALYTALLSGPIPDEIGNCTELQNLYLYQNSISGSIPVSLGRLKKLQSLLLWQNNLVGKIPTELGTCPDLFLVDVSENLLTGIIPRSFGNLPNLQELQLSVNQLSGTIPEELANCTKLTHLEIDNNQISGEIPLLIGKLTSLTMFFAWQNQLTGKIPESLSQCQELQAIDLSYNNLSGSIPNGVFEIRNLTKLLLISNHLTGAIPPDIGNCTNLYRLRLNGNRLAGNIPAEIGNLKNLNFIDISENRLTGNIPPAIYGCTSLEFVDLHSNGLTGGLPGTLPKSLQFIDLSDNSLTGSLPTGIGSLTELTKLNLAKNRFTGEIPREISSCRSLQLLNLGDNEFTGEIPNELGRIPSLAISLNLSCNNFVGVIPSRFSSLTNLGTLDVSHNKLAGNLNVLADLQNLVSLNISFNEFSGELPNTLFFRELPLSVLESNKGLFISTRPENGIQTRHRSAVKLTMSILVAASVVLVLMAIYTLVKAQKVAGKHEEIDSWEVTLYQKLDFSIDDIVKNLTSANVIGTGSSGVVYRVTIPSGETLAVKKMWSKEENGAFNSEINTLGSIRHRNIIRLLGWCSNRNMKLLFYDYLPNGSLSSLLHGAGKGSGGPDWEARYDVVLGVAHALAYLHHDCLPPILHGDVKAMNVLLGSRFESYLADFGLAKIVSGEGVIDGESSKLSNRPPLAGSYGYMAPEHASMQHITERSDVYSYGVVLLEVLTGKHPLDPDLPGGAHLVQWVRDHLAGKKDPREVLDPRLRGRADPILHEMLQTLAVAFLCVSNKAADRPMMKDIVAMLKEIRQFDIEQSETDMMKKGKKWQPQPLPPEKIVSTPRGSSNCSFAFSDESV; encoded by the exons ATGCCACGCAACCCTAGATTCTGCTTCTTccccttcctcttctttctctttaactcctctgttttcttcttcatcccctGTTTCTCCATAGACGAACAAGGTCTAGCTCTCCTCTCATGGAAATCTCAGTTAAACATCTCCGGAGACGTTTTGTCTTCTTGGAAACCCTCCGAATCCAATCCTTGTCAATGGTTCGGAATCAAATGCAACGCGAGAGGTCAAGTCTCGGAGATACAACTCCAAGTCATGGACTTTCAAAGTCCTCTGCCGGCGACGAATCTCCTGAAGTTAAAGTCTCTGACTTCACTAGTTTTAACCTCCGTAAATCTCACCGGTTCAATCCCTAAAGAGCTCGGAGACTTGTCGGAGCTTGAAGTTCTTGATTTAGCTGATAATGTTCTCTCCGGTGAAATCCCTTTTGAAATCTTCAAGCTCAAGAAACTCAAGACTCTGTCTCTCAACACAAACAATCTCGAAGGTGTGATTCCGTCGGAGCTAGGGGAACTCGTTAACCTCGTCGAGCTCAAACTCTTCGACAATAAACTCGCCGGAGAGATCCCTAGAACCATCGGAGAGCTCAAGAGTCTTGAAATCTTCCGTGCTGGTGGTAACAAGAACTTAAGAGGTGAGCTTCCTTGGGAGATTGGTAATTGCGAGAGTCTTGTGACTTTAGGTCTCGCCGAGACAAGTCTCTCCGGTAAACTCCCGGCGTCGATCGGAAACTTGAAAAAAGTTCAGACAATAGCTTTGTACACAGCACTCTTGTCTGGTCCAATCCCTGATGAGATTGGTAACTGCACAGAGCTTCAAAACCTCTACTTGTACCAAAACTCAATCTCTGGTTCGATTCCTGTATCACTCGGACGTCTCAAGAAGCTTCAAAGTCTTCTCTTATGGCAAAACAACCTCGTCGGAAAAATCCCAACCGAGCTCGGGACCTGCCCGGACCTTTTCCTCGTCGACGTATCCGAAAACCTCCTCACCGGAATCATCCCAAGAAGCTTCGGAAACCTCCCGAATCTCCAAGAGCTTCAGCTCAGCGTTAACCAGCTCTCCGGTACGATCCCCGAAGAGCTAGCGAATTGCACGAAGCTAACACATCTAGAGATCGACAACAACCAAATCTCCGGCGAGATTCCGCTGCTGATCGGGAAATTAACAAGCTTGACGATGTTCTTCGCGTGGCAGAATCAGTTAACCGGAAAAATACCGGAGTCTCTATCTCAGTGCCAAGAGCTTCAAGCGATTGATCTCTCTTACAACAACCTCTCTGGCTCCATCCCTAACGGAGTCTTCGAGATACGAAACCTCACGAAGCTTCTCCTTATCTCTAACCACTTAACCGGAGCTATACCGCCGGATATTGGAAACTGCACGAATCTGTACCGGCTTCGACTCAACGGAAACAGACTCGCTGGGAATATTCCGGCGGAGATTGGGAATCTGAAAAACCTAAACTTTATCGATATAAGCGAGAATCGTCTCACCGGAAACATCCCTCCGGCGATCTACGGTTGTACAAGTCTCGAATTCGTCGATCTACATTCAAACGGTTTAACGGGTGGTTTACCCGGTACGCTTCCGAAGAGTTTACAATTCATTGATTTATCAGATAATTCGTTAACCGGTTCTTTACCAACCGGAATCGGATCGTTAACCGAACTCACGAAGCTTAACCTCGCCAAGAACCGCTTCACCGGCGAGATCCCTAGAGAGATCTCGTCTTGCCGGAGTTTACAGCTTCTCAACCTCGGCGACAATGAGTTCACCGGAGAAATCCCAAACGAGTTAGGTCGAATCCCGTCTCTTGCGATATCTCTGAATCTCAGCTGCAACAACTTCGTCGGAGTGATCCCGTCGAGATTCTCCAGCCTCACTAATCTCGGAACCCTCGACGTCTCTCACAACAAACTCGCCGGAAACTTAAACGTCTTAGCTGACCTACAGAACCTCGTCTCACTCAACATCTCATTCAACGAATTCTCCGGCGAGTTACCAAACACTCTGTTTTTCCGGGAACTACCACTCTCTGTTCTTGAATCAAACAAAGGTCTTTTCATTTCGACCCGACCCGAGAACGGGATCCAAACACGACACCGCTCAGCCGTTAAGTTAACCATGTCGATCCTCGTCGCAGCAAGCGTCGTTCTTGTTCTCATGGCGATTTACACTCTCGTCAAGGCACAAAAAGTCGCCGGAAAACATGAGGAGATAGATTCTTGGGAAGTGACTCTGTATCAAAAACTCGATTTCTCCATCGACGACATCGTCAAGAACCTAACTTCAGCTAACGTCATCGGAACGGGAAGCTCAGGTGTTGTTTACAGAGTCACAATCCCGTCGGGTGAAACGTTGGCCGTGAAAAAGATGTGGTCAAAGGAAGAAAACGGTGCGTTTAACTCGGAGATCAACACTCTCGGTTCGATTCGACATCGGAACATAATCCGTCTTTTGGGTTGGTGTTCGAACCGGAATATGAAACTCTTGTTCTATGATTATCTTCCTAACGGGAGTTTAAGCTCTCTGCTTCATGGTGCCGGTAAAGGAAGTGGTGGACCTGATTGGGAAGCACGTTACGACGTGGTTTTGGGCGTTGCACATGCACTAGCTTATCTTCACCATGATTGTCTTCCTCCGATTCTACATGGTGACGTTAAAGCTATGAATGTCTTATTGGGTTCCCGGTTCGAATCTTACTTAGCCGATTTCGGTTTAGCAAAAATCGTCTCCGGTGAGGGAGTAATCGATGGAGAATCGTCGAAATTGAGTAACCGGCCTCCGTTAGCCGGTTCTTATGGTTACATGGCTCCAg AACATGCTTCGATGCAACATATAACCGAGAGGAGTGATGTGTATAGCTATGGAGTGGTGTTACTAGAAGTTTTAACCGGGAAGCATCCATTGGATCCGGATCTACCGGGAGGTGCTCATTTGGTTCAATGGGTGAGAGATCATTTAGCCGGAAAGAAAGATCCTAGAGAAGTTCTTGATCCGAGACTACGCGGACGGGCAGATCCCATATTGCACGAGATGCTACAAACCTTAGCTGTTGCGTTCCTTTGCGTGAGCAATAAGGCAGCCGATCGGCCTATGATGAAAGACATTGTGGCAATGCTTAAAGAGATTAGGCAATTTGATATTGAGCAATCGGAAACCGATATgatgaaaaaaggaaagaaatggCAGCCGCAACCGTTACCACCGGAGAAAATTGTCAGTACTCCTCGAGGTTCATCTAATTGTTCGTTTGCTTTTTCAGATGAATCCGtataa
- the LOC104726149 gene encoding protein YLS9-like encodes MSNLHPPQPSETPPWETPSSKWYTPINTPWRTTPRSTNSTPSTTPIALTEVTVSKSPLSRQNSPTTPKLDGIETQPLHETMVLLQLRTTRTSPWIWCGAALCFIFSILLIVFGIATLILFLAVRPRTSVFDISNAKLNTILFQSPVYFNGDMLLQLNFTNPNKKLNVRFENLLVELWFADIKIATQGVLPFSLRNSKTRLEPIRLISNSIFLPVNHIIELRRQVTSNRIDYEIRSKFKVKAVLGFVPYSYWLHGSCQLQLTSPPAGGLVSRNCTTKRW; translated from the coding sequence ATGTCAAATCTTCATCCACCGCAACCGTCCGAAACACCTCCATGGGAAACGCCGTCTTCAAAATGGTATACTCCAATAAACACACCATGGAGAACAACTCCAAGAAGCACAAATTCAACTCCGAGTACAACACCAATAGCTCTTACCGAAGTGACTGTGTCTAAATCACCTTTATCTCGCCAGAATAGCCCTACAACGCCTAAGCTAGACGGTATCGAAACACAGCCTTTACACGAGACGATGGTTCTCTTGCAGCTAAGAACAACCCGGACCAGTCCATGGATCTGGTGTGGTGCAGCTTTGTGTTTTATCTTCAGCATACTACTTATAGTCTTTGGGATTGCTACTTTGATTCTCTTTCTAGCCGTCAGACCAAGAACCTCTGTTTTCGACATCTCTAATGCAAAGCTCAACACCATTCTCTTCCAGTCACCCGTTTACTTCAACGGTGATATGTTGTTGCAGTTGAATTTCACCAACCCAAACAAGAAACTAAATGTGAGGTTTGAGAATCTTCTCGTAGAGCTCTGGTTTGCCGACATAAAGATTGCCACACAAGGTGTCTTGCCGTTTTCGCTAAGAAACAGTAAGACTAGGCTAGAACCGATCCGTTTGATTTCAAATTCGATCTTCTTGCCTGTAAATCATATAATTGAGCTCAGAAGACAAGTGACCAGCAACAGGATAGATTATGAAATCAGAAGTAAATTCAAAGTGAAAGCTGTTCTTGGCTTTGTTCCTTATTCGTATTGGCTGCACGGGAGTTGTCAGCTTCAATTGACCAGTCCACCAGCCGGTGGCTTAGTTTCTCGGAACTGCACTACTAAAAGATGGTGA